The genomic region GGCTGTAACGGATCCCGGTCGAGTTTATCGGCACAACCGATTGGAGTTCCGCTCCTGTCATGAATGATTTTTCTTCCTGTCGAGACCGGACAACAACCTTTACCAACCGACTTTAGACACTTTCTTATTCCCGGAACAAGATGGACATCATCAGCACCATGCCAACGGCTCGGTCAAAGAATGACGAAGCACTGAAAACGAGTTTGCAGCGGATACTCGACGGGGAAAATCTGGAGAACCAGCGCGCCTTAACCAAATATCTCGTCACCGAACTTGGCGTCGACTTTCTGGATTTTTCCGCAGCGCTGCTCTATCTTTATCAACAGCACACGCCTCCGCTTGCGAGCTCTCTCCCGGAGCCGACAAGACCGGGGCAATACTTGGACAGCCCGGTCCATCCGGAAATCAAAATGGTCCGCTACAAGCTTAGCGTCGGACAAAAACATCGCGTATCCCTCGAAGAGCTGACCAAAGTGCTGGTGGAAGAATCGGGGGTCGATAAAAACTATATCCGCAATGTGGACATCCAAAATCTTTATACGTTTATTGAACTCCCCGACGAGATGCCTCATGACATTTTTCTGCATTTAAAGTCGGTGGAAATCAATCAACAGAAACTGGACATCAAACGGGTTAAAGCTCATCACTCAAAAAAAAGAGTCCGTAACCGTTCCAGGAAAACGCGCCCGAAAAAACCGAAATCGTCTCATGAGTTCTAGGACGACGATTTCGTTCGTAGAAACTTAAATGGCCCAGAGCCTGACAAGCCTATAAAAAAAT from Methylosarcina fibrata AML-C10 harbors:
- a CDS encoding DbpA RNA binding domain-containing protein, translating into MDIISTMPTARSKNDEALKTSLQRILDGENLENQRALTKYLVTELGVDFLDFSAALLYLYQQHTPPLASSLPEPTRPGQYLDSPVHPEIKMVRYKLSVGQKHRVSLEELTKVLVEESGVDKNYIRNVDIQNLYTFIELPDEMPHDIFLHLKSVEINQQKLDIKRVKAHHSKKRVRNRSRKTRPKKPKSSHEF